Part of the Neoarius graeffei isolate fNeoGra1 chromosome 15, fNeoGra1.pri, whole genome shotgun sequence genome is shown below.
CTCAGTGTATTGTCTTTTTCATAATCATTTTTACATTATAATATGAGTGGTGGGTGGTGAGTAGTTTGACGTTTTATTCACCTAGTTATTTGCCTATGGCTGTAGAATAAAATATTAGTGTGAGTGAAGAGTTTCTCAGTCCATCTGCATCAGTACTGCCAACATGTCAAACTCCTCAGTTTGTTGTGCTTTCGATACCCCTGTTTTAGATCAAATCCTAGCCCCTATACTTTTCATTGAGTTCATTCTTGGCACCACAGGGAACTTTCTGTTCCTCTGCATGTTTGCCCTTGATGCAGGGAACTGGAAGCCAAACTCGATCTACCTGGCACACCTGTCTGTGGCCGACACAGTTCTGCTCTTCTTCATGCCATTCAGAGCTGAATACTACATCAGGGGCAAGGACTGGATCTTCGGAGATGCCTTCTGTCGCATGTTGCTCTTCTTTGTGGCAGCCAACCGGGCCGCTAGCATCTTCTTTCTCACTGCTGTGGCTGTGGACCGCTACCTGAAGATTGTGCACCCACTACATCGCATAAATCGGATGAACCTGAAGTATGCCATGGGGGTCTCTACATGCATATGGGCTATGGTTTTCCTTATGACAGGTCAGTTGCTGGGCTCAAAGCACTTTTTCAGCCTTGCCAACCACACCCAGTGTGAGAGCTTTAACATATGCTTGGACAACAATCCACTGGTAATCTGGCACAGTACCTTCTATGTGCTCCAGTTCTTGGTGCCAAGCAGCATCATCATCTTCTGCACGGTCTGCATTACATGGCAGctgaaaacaaaaacaatggACACCACAGGCAAGGTCAAGCGGGCTGTCCACTTCATTTTAATCGTTGCTCTGGTCTTTTTTGTCTGCTTCTTGCCAAGCACTGCCTCACGGGTGGCTATTTATGTCCTGAAGATCTGGTACAATCAGTGTTCATACTTCAGTGAGGCAAATAcggttttttatttttcactttgCTTCACCTATTTCAATAGTGCGCTCAACCCTCTGCTTTACTActtttccactcctgcagccggtGGGCTCATACTGAACTTTTTCAGGAGACTTACAGGACAAAAAGAAGAGAAGGTGCCAGCGAAGGGGACTGTGGCTACAGTAACAAGAGATTAAAGACAATTCAAGCAAAATATGTGAAAAAATGCTGTTATCTCAGAGGTGCACTTTGTTATAGTGATAAATCAAACTGTCATGATAGTTggcataaagattttttttttgcatttttgttaGAAACACAAAGACCATACAAATGGTAGAATTAATAACTTTATAAAACTCTACATTAATACTACAAAGCAATATTAGTACATTCGAGCATTGTGACATTTGAACTTGATTTGCTAAATGCATCATCGCATGTCAAGCATAGGATCAGTGATACTATTTTTACATATATGTAAATCACTAATATTAATATCAATAATATCACAAATATTTTTATAGACCCATAAGTTTTTAaacatgtgaatggttgtctgtgtctatgtgtcagccctgtgatgacctggcgacttgtccagggtgtaccccgcctttcgcccgtagtcagctgggataggctccagtagaacaggataaagcggctacagataatgagatgagatgagaagtttttaAACAGTGACTTTCCCTTCTCGGTAATGTGCTCCAAAGTAACAGTATATGAGGTGAAAATTGCAATTGTAAACTAGTAACCAACATAACACTGTTTGTGAAAGCTGATCAATTTATAGGAAGCTTATTAACTCTTTATTGGCATGTAAGCAAATAGGAAAAAATGTAAGACAAAAATAGATTACACATATTGTCCATTTTTGGTTGAGTGTGCAAAAGGCCACCACATTTATTCATCCATCTGCCTATCTATCTTGATTTTAAACATCAAATTTGCAAATCCTaaagaggaaaaaacaaacacagaTCGAATCTGTTCCATTTGTTGTTAGCCAGTAGAGTATAATTTAATTCATTTCCAGTTTTGATATCCTTAGACATTTTATTTCCACTAAGATGCTGCGTATTTGACTGTAATAGTAAATATGGAGCTAACATGACATTTGGCTTCCAAACTTTCTACCGTCACACAAGGTTAATGACGTTAATGACAGCTGAGCGAAGTGTAAAAATTAGTCTGTTGTGTGACTGAATGGAAGTGTTTATTCAGGTGGGCAGGGAATTCCCTCACACCATTTCACTTCTAGCAGCAAAATCATACACCTTGTAGTGTGAGTGTTCAATTAATAGGCTAAATTCTGCTACTCAAACAGAGGCTCATGGGCATGCAAATTAGGGTTCACGCTACAAATGCACAGCAGTGCCTCAATATAATTGATGCATCCAATACTGAAAAATGAAAAACAGTATATGTTCTAATACATTGGGTTATATTATAAACACATTCCAAAACCTATCACCAACTGACTATTAGACTATTATACATGTTGGACAaattttgttttcatttgaacTTGATGATTTGATATTAATTATCTACTTTTTCTCTCTGGAAAAATGTCCCATTAAACCTTCTATGACTTCAGTAaagccataagttgtaaaacaaagggcatttcttccaaatgtgAAAGTCATCTCTGGTTGGTGAGGACATCTGTAAACATAAGCCATACTGTCTATTCAgaccaaaaatatatatttgtatTAAATTACAGATTCTCTATGAAACGTAGTTGATGATCACTTAAAAGTAACAATCACTAAAACATTAGAAAATAGTGTATTTTTGTATGTGCATGAAAAAGGTAACTCATtttaacaagtgtgtgtgtgtgtgtgtgtgtgtgtgtgtgtgtgtgtgtgtgtgtgtgtgtgtgttctggtaaTAGAAGATAGTCCATTATGGGACATTTATTGGGCTACATACTGTAAAAGAATATATGTTTAATTTCAGTCtgtcttatattttattgtttagaTCCAGTGTGACTAttttctttatgttttttttcttcttcttatatttGAAATGTAATAATGACTTAGTATTTTGTAATATGGGAAAGTTATTGAAATTTAAATATTAAACTGAATAatacaattcaattcaattttatttatatagcgcttttaataatggacattgtcacaaggaGCTTTACAGAAGTATATAAAATCAGGAAATAAATTTGAAATTCATATATTTAtccctggcggcatggtggtgtagtggttagcgctgtcgcctcacagcaagaaggtccgggttcgagccccgtggccggcgagggcctttctgtgcggagtttgcatgttctccccgcatctgcgtgggtttcctccgggtgctccggtttcccccacagtccaaagacatgcaggttaggttaactggtgactttaaattgactgtaggtgtgaatgtgaatggttgtctttgtctatgtgtcagccctgtgatgacctggcgacttgtccagggtgtaccctgcctttcgcccgtagtcagctgggatagactccggcttgcctgcgaccctgtagaacaggataaagcggctagagttaatgagatgaaatgagatatttatccctaatgatcaaACCAGAGGCAATGCTGGAAAGGACAAAGACTATGAGACAATATGAGGGAGAAACCTTttgaggaaccaaactcaaaagggaacccatccccatctgagTAACACCAGATAGTCCGATTATAAattacttgcttctataacagtgtgctATATGGTCAAAAGTGCAACTGTTTAACCAAAAAACTCATTATAATTTGAACATGAAAtctattttgttgacgttatcaactgttcactgatggagacttgagtgcaaaactgttcatggcaactgcagtccaaagccatcttcaTTGTTTCTAAGTGGTATCAGCTACAGGAATCTCAtgtatctttaggctgtccatatgggaccatcCTCAGAGGGAAGCAAGTGGATTCCAAGTGATGAGATTGCCAACTAGAAGTAGCATATCAGGATGGATAAGGCAGGTCTGGACAGCAGAAGTGGTCAGGATTACTGATCACGACTACACAATTTTTTTATGTATTACAGAAATATTGCACTCTTTGCAGCTGCAGAACAGTTCATAAGTTCAAGTCGTTGTTTAGCCTTACTTTGCGTCTCACTAGTGGTACTTTCTTGTCAGGAAGTGTGTTGCCATGCCAGAGTGCATTGTCTTTTTCATAATCATTTTTACATTATAATATGAGTGGTGGGTGGTGAGTAGTTTGACGTTTTGTTCACCTAGTTATTTGCCTATGGCTGTAGAATAAGATATTAGTGTGAGTGAAGAGTTTCTCAGTCCATCTGCATCAGTACTGCCAAGATGTCAAACTCCTCAAGTTGTTGTGTTTTTGAGACCCCTATTTTAGACAAAGCCCTACCCCCGATACTTATCCTCGAGTTCATTTTTGGCACTACGGGGAACTTTCTGTTCCTCTGCATGTTTGCCCTTGATGCAGGGAACTGGAAGCCAAACTCTATCTACCTGGCACACCTGTCTGTGGCCGACACAATTCTGCTCTTCTTCATGCCATTCAGAGCTCACTACTACATCATGCGCCAGGATTGGATCTTCGGAGATGCCTTCTGTCGCATGCTGCTCTTCTTTGTGGCAGCCAACAGGACCGCGAGCATCTTTTTCCTCACTGCTGTGGCTGTGGACCGCTACCTGAAGATTGTGCACCCACTACATCGCATAAATCGGATGAACCTGAAATACGCCATGTGGGTCTCTACAGGACTATGGGCTATGGTTTTCCTTCTGATAGGTCAGGTGTTGGGCTCACCACACTTTTACAGCCTCGGCAACCGCACCCAGTGCGAGAGTTTTAACATATGCTTGGACAACAATCCAGGGATATTCTGGCACAGCACCATCTTTGTGCTCCAGTTCTTTGTGCCAGGCAGCATCATCATCTTCTGCACAGTCTGCATTACATGGCAGctgaaaacaaaaacaatggACAACACAGGCAAGATCAAGAGAGCTGTCCACTTCATTTTCATTGTTGCCGTGGTCTTTTTCCTTTGCTTCTTGCCAAGCACTGCCTCACGGATATCTGTTTGGGCCCTGATGATGTTGTATGACCAGTGTTCACACTTCAGTGATGCAAATgtggttttttatttttcactttgCTTCACCTATTTCAATAGTGCGCTCAACCCTCTGCTTTACTActtttccactcctgcagccggtGCGCTCATACTGAACTTTTTCAGGAGACTTATAGGACAAAAAGAAGAGAAGGTGCCAGCGAATGGGACTGTGGCTACAGTAACAAGAGATTAAAGACAATTCAAGCAAAATATGTGAAAAAATGCTGTTATCTCAGAGGTGCACTTTGTTATAGTGATAAATCAAACTGTCATGATAGTTGgcataaagggttttttttttttgcatttttgttaGAAACACAAAGACCAAACAAATGGTCGAATTAATAACTCTATAAAACTCTACATTAATACTACAAAGCAATATTAGTACATTTGAGCATTATGTGACATTTGAACTTGATTTGCTAAATGCATCATCGCATGTCAAGCATAGGATCAGTGATGCTATTTTTACATATATCTAAATCACTAATATTAATATCAATAATATCACAAATATTTTTATAGACCCATAAGTTTTTAAACAGTGACTTTCCCTTCTTGGTAATGTGCTTCAAAGTAACAATATGTAAGATGAAATAGTATACTTGTAAACTAGCCACCACTATAACACTGCTTGTGAAAGCTGATCAATTTATAGGAAGCTAATTAACCTgttatttttgaaaaatattcaaagacatgcagattaggtaaaatacccagtcactggggttgcacaagaccagtgcatacttagtgtcagtccca
Proteins encoded:
- the LOC132898783 gene encoding hydroxycarboxylic acid receptor 2-like, which encodes MSNSSVCCAFDTPVLDQILAPILFIEFILGTTGNFLFLCMFALDAGNWKPNSIYLAHLSVADTVLLFFMPFRAEYYIRGKDWIFGDAFCRMLLFFVAANRAASIFFLTAVAVDRYLKIVHPLHRINRMNLKYAMGVSTCIWAMVFLMTGQLLGSKHFFSLANHTQCESFNICLDNNPLVIWHSTFYVLQFLVPSSIIIFCTVCITWQLKTKTMDTTGKVKRAVHFILIVALVFFVCFLPSTASRVAIYVLKIWYNQCSYFSEANTVFYFSLCFTYFNSALNPLLYYFSTPAAGGLILNFFRRLTGQKEEKVPAKGTVATVTRD
- the LOC132898784 gene encoding hydroxycarboxylic acid receptor 2-like translates to MSNSSSCCVFETPILDKALPPILILEFIFGTTGNFLFLCMFALDAGNWKPNSIYLAHLSVADTILLFFMPFRAHYYIMRQDWIFGDAFCRMLLFFVAANRTASIFFLTAVAVDRYLKIVHPLHRINRMNLKYAMWVSTGLWAMVFLLIGQVLGSPHFYSLGNRTQCESFNICLDNNPGIFWHSTIFVLQFFVPGSIIIFCTVCITWQLKTKTMDNTGKIKRAVHFIFIVAVVFFLCFLPSTASRISVWALMMLYDQCSHFSDANVVFYFSLCFTYFNSALNPLLYYFSTPAAGALILNFFRRLIGQKEEKVPANGTVATVTRD